A genome region from Schistocerca nitens isolate TAMUIC-IGC-003100 chromosome 4, iqSchNite1.1, whole genome shotgun sequence includes the following:
- the LOC126251776 gene encoding uncharacterized protein LOC126251776: MALVNEHTGNPTTPQSQTHGINKSLLTPCRRVGLKRKSPTVSPSCSFVSGQNLSTPDKNEGSDELLSKAKCVTPHSFKSAETPKRDFTPKRGEGPQKTVTSKKEHRVRRRGTQAQLRDAVENETVSPDVDNRSSQTDVTEIANSTSVDTDFEIVYDQKTLADLERNVAAKEDKVQSLRVAQLYRKKHDLTKLRESICKWKAGCQSALQDLLEMTHEQGHKVTMMQLLSHLGIPPTLIEYEPEQDEFT; the protein is encoded by the exons ATGGCTTTGGTTAATGAGCATACGGGTAATCCTACAACACCACAGTCTCAAACTCATGGCATAAATAAATCGCTCCTTACTCCTTGCAGACGTGTAGGCCTCAAAAGAAAATCTCCCACTGTTTCTCCCAGTTGTTCTTTTGTAAGTGGTCAAAATTTAAGTACACctgataaaaatgagggaagtgaTGAATTACTGTCAAAGGCGAAATGTGTGACACCACACAGTTTCAAATCTGCAGAAACCCCTAAGAGAGACTTTACGCCGAAAAGAGGTGAAGGCCCACAGAAAACTGTTACAAGCAAAAAAGAGCATCGTGTGAGGCGGAGAGGCACGCAGGCGCAACTGCGAGACGCAGTTGAAAATGAAACTGTAAGCCCAGACGTAGATAACCGTAGTTCGCAAACTGATGTTACAGAGATTGCAAACAGTACGAGTGTTGATACTGATTTCGAAATAGTTTACGATCAGAAAACACTGGCCGATTTAGAAAGAAATGTAGCGGCGAAAGAGGATAAAGTGCAGTCGCTGAGAGTTGCTCAGCTCTATCGGAAAAAG CATGATTTGACAAAGCTAAGGGAATCCATCTGTAAATGGAAAGCTGGATGTCAGAGTGCTCTTCAGGATTTATTAGAAATGACACATGAACAAGGACATAAAGTAACTATGATGCAGCTGTTGTCACATCTTGGAATACCACCTACTTTGATAGAATATGAACCCGAACAGGATGAATTTACATGA